Proteins from one Deltaproteobacteria bacterium genomic window:
- the moaC gene encoding cyclic pyranopterin monophosphate synthase MoaC, with the protein MSETKLTHFDESGRAKMVDVSNKSITTREAVATGAIFMKPETLALIESGNIKKGDVLAVAQVAGIMGAKKTSHIIPMCHPLMLTGVSIAFDISESPDKRGLRKIDISATVKTKGQTGVEMEALTAVSTAALTIYDMCKAADKDMIIGETALLSKRGGKSGTYIRGGNK; encoded by the coding sequence ATGTCTGAAACAAAACTCACCCATTTTGACGAATCGGGCCGCGCAAAAATGGTCGATGTATCGAACAAGAGTATAACAACCAGAGAAGCGGTTGCAACAGGCGCTATCTTCATGAAACCCGAAACCCTCGCTCTCATCGAAAGCGGCAATATAAAAAAAGGAGACGTTCTCGCCGTTGCCCAGGTAGCGGGTATTATGGGAGCAAAAAAAACATCTCATATTATTCCCATGTGCCACCCCCTTATGCTGACAGGCGTCAGCATCGCTTTTGACATCAGTGAGTCTCCCGACAAAAGAGGCCTTAGAAAAATAGACATTTCGGCAACGGTAAAAACCAAAGGGCAAACAGGCGTCGAAATGGAGGCATTAACAGCCGTATCGACGGCAGCCCTCACTATTTACGACATGTGTAAAGCCGCCGATAAGGATATGATCATCGGCGAGACTGCCCTTCTTTCCAAAAGAGGAGGGAAAAGCGGCACATACATAAGGGGAGGAAACAAGTGA
- a CDS encoding MoaD/ThiS family protein yields the protein MKVTIKLFANLKDLAGTSEVEMDLQEGTKINDFMQVICGKFPSLKDIIETRKIFISINQEMAGKEDSLNEGDEVGLLPPFSGG from the coding sequence GTGAAGGTAACGATAAAACTATTTGCAAACCTCAAGGATCTTGCAGGAACATCGGAAGTGGAAATGGATTTGCAGGAGGGAACAAAAATTAATGACTTTATGCAGGTGATCTGCGGCAAGTTTCCTTCCCTCAAGGATATTATAGAAACAAGAAAGATCTTTATATCCATCAACCAGGAGATGGCAGGAAAAGAAGACAGTTTAAACGAAGGGGATGAGGTAGGACTTCTCCCCCCTTTTTCGGGAGGATGA
- a CDS encoding molybdenum cofactor biosynthesis protein MoaE translates to MVRIQKEDFSIDKEVKNILKSSKSIGGVATFLGTARDISKGRDIEIISFEHYHGMAEKKLKELRDEILDNYDIIDLSIVHRVGDVRPGDNIVLIVAAARHRAEAFDACRSCIDELKRVVPIWKKEITTEGDYWVEEHP, encoded by the coding sequence ATGGTAAGAATTCAAAAGGAAGATTTTTCCATTGATAAAGAGGTAAAAAACATTCTCAAAAGCTCTAAAAGCATTGGAGGTGTTGCTACCTTTCTTGGCACGGCAAGGGATATTTCCAAAGGCAGGGACATCGAGATCATCTCCTTTGAGCATTATCACGGCATGGCCGAAAAGAAGCTCAAAGAATTAAGAGACGAAATTCTCGATAATTACGACATTATCGATCTATCCATCGTCCATCGGGTGGGAGATGTGAGACCCGGCGACAACATCGTTCTCATTGTTGCAGCAGCAAGGCACAGGGCCGAGGCCTTCGACGCCTGCAGGTCATGCATTGATGAACTGAAAAGGGTGGTTCCTATCTGGAAAAAAGAGATCACCACAGAGGGGGATTACTGGGTAGAGGAACATCCCTGA
- the mobB gene encoding molybdopterin-guanine dinucleotide biosynthesis protein B: MAEKIPIVTFIGKSNSGKTTLLVKIIPELKKRGYRIATIKHSHHNVNIDKKGKDSWKHKEAGSETVILMSGKTVSMVREYEEEPQVEFIRDRFIDSVDIVLAEGFKWTDVPKIWVFRKENSSTIIRKDESLIAVVSDDETDLGVPWIHIDDISKVADFVEEKFLKR; this comes from the coding sequence ATGGCAGAAAAAATCCCAATTGTTACCTTTATCGGTAAATCAAACAGCGGCAAAACAACACTTCTCGTCAAAATAATCCCGGAACTGAAAAAAAGGGGCTATCGCATTGCCACCATAAAACATTCTCACCACAATGTAAACATCGACAAAAAAGGGAAAGATTCCTGGAAACATAAGGAGGCCGGCTCAGAAACAGTTATCCTCATGTCGGGAAAAACAGTCTCCATGGTCCGTGAGTACGAGGAAGAACCCCAGGTTGAATTCATTAGGGATCGCTTCATCGACAGTGTCGACATTGTATTGGCAGAAGGTTTTAAGTGGACGGATGTTCCCAAAATATGGGTATTCAGGAAAGAGAACTCCTCCACTATTATCAGGAAAGATGAAAGTCTCATTGCCGTCGTATCCGATGATGAAACGGACCTGGGCGTTCCCTGGATACATATTGACGACATAAGCAAGGTAGCCGATTTTGTGGAGGAGAAGTTTTTGAAACGGTAA
- a CDS encoding molybdenum cofactor guanylyltransferase, with translation MFDNVTGIVLAGGESRRMGQPKAAIDVEGTPLLKKSVQLFKELFPRVIAISKKTGSFGNVGCEESGDLFPGMGPMVGILTAFKITASDYLFVAACDMPFLNRKVIELIVEEGQGYDVALPKIGGKGDPLHALYSKNCYHKMLSFMEKGGRSLNRFINALHRESVRYIGEEEIKKVDPHALSLFNMNTPEELEKAKQLIKGGK, from the coding sequence ATGTTTGACAACGTAACAGGCATCGTCCTTGCCGGTGGGGAAAGCAGGCGCATGGGGCAACCCAAGGCGGCCATCGATGTGGAAGGCACACCACTTCTAAAAAAGAGTGTACAGCTCTTCAAGGAACTATTTCCCAGGGTTATTGCCATTTCAAAAAAAACGGGGTCTTTCGGCAACGTCGGTTGCGAGGAATCGGGCGACCTCTTTCCCGGTATGGGCCCCATGGTGGGAATTTTAACGGCCTTTAAAATTACTGCCTCTGATTACCTCTTTGTTGCCGCCTGCGACATGCCCTTTCTTAACAGGAAGGTCATCGAGCTGATCGTAGAGGAGGGACAGGGATACGACGTTGCCCTTCCTAAAATCGGAGGTAAGGGCGACCCCCTGCACGCTCTGTACAGCAAAAACTGTTACCACAAAATGCTCTCATTCATGGAGAAGGGAGGACGAAGCCTGAACCGCTTTATTAATGCTCTTCATAGGGAAAGTGTCAGATATATAGGGGAAGAAGAGATAAAAAAAGTCGATCCCCATGCCCTCTCCCTTTTCAACATGAATACGCCCGAAGAACTCGAAAAGGCAAAGCAACTGATAAAGGGTGGTAAATAA
- a CDS encoding glycosyltransferase family 2 protein, which yields MLEFFLWAGAILWIIFFINLTINLLIAPNLEEYTARLPEKPPKVSIVVPARNEERYIYQAVTSFCSQDYPDYEVIVVDDGSTDATPALLEELTRKFSHLKVIKGEEPPPGWLGKPNTLERGRKEAGGEWFLFVDADVIYDPQLLSKTMSHTLHEKADMMFLGPTFLTKGILEATLMSTLYFLATAAYPMYLTVISKSRRFAAGSGCFNLISRKALEASGAFESLKSEVIDDLGLGYKVKGAGFRQTSARSGKMIQIRMYEGARETIKGFTKNMYPMMKRHPVLFGLPVIGGILITFLPYYGFFSTLLTGNLSLPAAISLLLMHIVFFRQATVFHQPRIITFLNPVRELGWWWIFFRSMAVYYSQGIVWRGRRFEK from the coding sequence ATGCTCGAATTTTTCCTCTGGGCAGGAGCAATTCTCTGGATCATCTTTTTTATCAACCTCACCATCAACCTCCTTATAGCCCCAAACCTCGAAGAATACACTGCCCGGCTTCCGGAAAAACCGCCAAAAGTTTCCATTGTCGTTCCTGCAAGAAATGAGGAACGATACATCTATCAGGCAGTCACCTCCTTTTGCAGCCAGGATTATCCCGATTATGAAGTGATCGTTGTCGATGACGGCTCGACTGACGCCACTCCGGCCTTACTGGAAGAACTTACCCGTAAATTTTCCCATCTGAAAGTTATTAAAGGCGAAGAGCCGCCACCGGGCTGGCTTGGCAAACCCAATACCCTGGAAAGAGGCAGAAAAGAGGCCGGGGGAGAGTGGTTCCTCTTTGTCGATGCTGATGTTATCTACGATCCTCAACTACTCTCAAAAACGATGAGCCACACGCTGCACGAGAAAGCAGACATGATGTTTTTGGGCCCCACCTTTTTGACGAAAGGTATTCTGGAAGCAACCCTCATGTCGACGCTCTACTTTCTCGCCACCGCTGCTTACCCAATGTACCTCACCGTTATTTCAAAAAGCCGCCGTTTTGCCGCAGGAAGCGGCTGTTTCAACCTTATCAGCAGAAAAGCGCTTGAGGCCAGCGGCGCCTTTGAATCCCTGAAAAGTGAGGTCATTGATGACCTGGGACTTGGTTATAAGGTAAAGGGGGCCGGTTTCAGGCAGACAAGCGCCCGATCAGGAAAAATGATACAAATACGAATGTATGAAGGAGCAAGGGAAACCATTAAGGGTTTTACAAAAAACATGTACCCCATGATGAAGCGCCATCCCGTCCTCTTCGGCCTGCCCGTAATCGGCGGCATACTCATTACCTTTCTTCCTTACTACGGATTCTTTTCCACTCTGCTCACAGGCAACCTCTCCCTTCCTGCCGCCATATCCCTTTTGCTCATGCATATTGTCTTCTTCCGGCAAGCCACCGTTTTTCACCAGCCCCGGATTATCACTTTTTTAAATCCTGTGAGAGAGCTTGGCTGGTGGTGGATATTCTTCCGGTCTATGGCTGTCTATTACAGTCAGGGGATTGTCTGGCGGGGGAGACGTTTTGAAAAGTAG